Proteins encoded together in one Marispirochaeta sp. window:
- a CDS encoding IS3 family transposase, translating to MIDPNHPELSIAQQCRTLEVTRSSYYRKGRDMRTETDLEDLTVILEYHKKVPFYGYRKVSRVLLPEHPHLTRKRVRRLMKRFGLRALYPGPNLSKARNDHKKYPYLLRGKQIRHPNQVWASDITYIGLPQGHVYLVAIVDLYSRKVLSWRLSNSMDPSFCVAALQEAIETYGVPAIFNTDQGSQFTSRAYLSVLEEHQVEISMDGVGRALDNVYVERLWRSLKYEDIYLRSYESMVELHHGIEHYFTFYNTERLHQSLEYRTPEEMHQSFATENPLPLAA from the coding sequence ATGATTGATCCGAACCATCCCGAGCTGAGCATAGCGCAGCAGTGTCGTACTCTTGAGGTCACTCGGAGCTCCTACTACCGCAAAGGCCGAGATATGCGAACAGAGACGGATCTGGAGGATCTCACAGTCATCCTGGAGTATCACAAGAAGGTCCCCTTTTACGGCTATCGCAAAGTATCACGAGTGCTGTTACCTGAGCATCCTCACCTGACCAGAAAACGAGTCAGGCGGCTGATGAAGCGTTTTGGACTGCGGGCATTATATCCTGGGCCAAATCTGAGCAAGGCACGCAACGATCACAAGAAATATCCGTATTTGTTGCGCGGTAAGCAAATACGGCATCCCAATCAGGTTTGGGCCAGTGATATCACCTATATTGGTCTTCCGCAGGGGCACGTCTATCTGGTGGCTATAGTGGATCTGTACTCTCGTAAGGTCTTGAGCTGGCGGCTTTCGAATAGCATGGATCCGTCATTCTGTGTTGCCGCGCTGCAGGAGGCGATCGAGACCTATGGGGTCCCGGCGATCTTTAACACGGATCAGGGTAGCCAGTTCACAAGCAGGGCCTACCTGTCGGTGTTGGAAGAACACCAGGTGGAGATCAGCATGGACGGCGTTGGCCGCGCACTGGACAATGTGTATGTCGAACGACTGTGGCGCTCATTGAAATATGAGGATATCTACCTGCGGTCATATGAGAGCATGGTGGAATTACATCATGGGATTGAACACTACTTCACGTTCTACAACACCGAACGGCTACACCAGTCGCTGGAGTACAGGACACCGGAAGAGATGCATCAATCATTCGCTACGGAGAACCCGCTGCCGTTGGCAGCGTAG
- a CDS encoding transposase → MRKSYNTAFKSKVALEAIKEQETIQQIALKYDVHPNQVSQWKKQLPDNLPATFERPNKKREEERRLEQERDQLLRTVGELTVVNEFLKKKHREYYGKDPE, encoded by the coding sequence ATGAGGAAGAGCTACAACACCGCATTCAAATCGAAAGTGGCACTTGAGGCTATCAAGGAGCAGGAGACCATACAGCAGATTGCACTTAAATACGATGTGCATCCGAACCAGGTATCGCAGTGGAAAAAGCAGCTGCCGGACAATCTTCCTGCGACTTTCGAGCGTCCTAATAAGAAGCGAGAAGAGGAGCGCAGGCTTGAGCAGGAGCGTGACCAACTGCTGCGAACTGTTGGAGAACTGACAGTTGTGAACGAATTTCTCAAAAAAAAACACCGCGAGTATTACGGGAAAGATCCGGAATGA
- a CDS encoding RHS repeat-associated core domain-containing protein, which produces MKKTTFAFLIVVVCSVFLFGQSVDQSGAFTYSVPIEVPPGTGSLTPQLSLSYNSNQGNGMCGVGWSLSGLSAITRDLSCPVNFDDDDHYLLDGQKLIETNDAGTYKEYRTERKSFLHIRGYSLSTSNSYWKVTAKDGRVIYYGRPDSYHDSSNDGHIDAVNKSGKARVWSVSHVEDAKGNYYYVTYLEDADNGDYYPLQIIYSQNDADPLTAMRAVNFSYEERDDHFTMYNPSKVDTDYRLKWISIVIGADINGSNGTLCRKYQLNYEYGESTERSRITSVQQYGNDGATTENDISVNWSDDATSKLQGQTFYATSFHEGSNLYPGDYNGDGITDLAFWDTGNGIIRVHPVEDGKLQGQTFYATSFHEGSNLYPGDYNGDGITDLAFWDKGNGIIRVHPVEDGKLQGQTFYATSFHEGSNLYPGDYNGDGITDLAFWDKGNGIIRVHPVEDGKLQGQTFYATSFHEGSNLYPGDYNGDGITDLAFWDTGNGIIRVHPVEDGKLQGQTFYATSFHEGSNLYPGDYNGDGITDLAFWDTGNGIIRVHPVEDGKLQGQTFYATSFHEGSNLYPGDYNGDGITDLAFWDTGNGIIRVHPVEDGKLQGQTFYATSFHEGSNLYPGDYNGDGITDLTFWDTGNGIIRVHPNTGPRSNLLTTITNSSGATISPTYTPAPKLDGAVCLENSSNPIIANPSSRMLVTELAIDDGLGNTTITDYFYHNGLLKTGYRYERKNLGFEWVAKYDQQTGLTTRTWYNQDPDTFYGLVEKTEVYFGDCYDYADFWSVKENTYALNSTTGAIELRRVVERLYNFSDDPVTTMVEYPSYDSYGNQLNSVDYGEVSWPGLTNLDVYDDITKEVEYITLDSESRYISVPATEQTHAYTLDGLLTTVSETRYLYDGDTAGGYVDAGLVTHKEFENGTNDSAMEYGYDDYGNLIWADDARTVSGEVTPASGHSAQLTYDSDYATYVVSKTDVDGNTETVSYDDRMQPVIVTDVNGVAWKKVYDEFGRVIAEIAPGDSEIAPTKRYTYSDPLTDGLPNWVKTEVKDSAPTEAASYLVAYVYSDGLGRELERKSEATDDCWITIDTHYDSAGREWKISVPYYSDSYEYDYTGERDSSDRVFSETLYDGVGRIVEKIYPDGTSTKTKYGKRSSITMDPAGHVSARSVYGRDVFEYTYEDDFSAFWDYLNAATFIDSYSYYTNTRVTTAGNATQISDQDGNTITTKLDMLGRKTSYDDPDKGLWSYSYDKNGNLISQQDAEGNTVSFSYDEQNRMTSKTVNGDPAASYTYGTDSSVYEVGQLIFVTFDGNSDAFTYDERGRVTTHTRELSGMSKTMQYTQYDSMDRLRREVNPDGEELIHTYLNDGNLSSLENSSGYAYISALDSEPFGKISGFTFGNGVTTEYGYYDGSDGGATSYRLQSIDIAHSGTIIGSTCYEYDSVDNITRKTFTDDFDGAYTENFIYDYLNRLSSYDTDIRGTTETKAYSYDEVNNIYQKNGLTYLYGGLKPHAVTELQDAGNTIRTFEYNANGDMTRATNYTSVSITAGAEGLRGAQPVLELWVGDKREMRWRLNDEDVRDYTWHGYWNGSDPIYVRYAGDQGTGSADGVRVDRIMVNGETVESNDPTQVYFVTGTFDPVNGISGLQTITLSDDELMDQYGAFRYSGITATPEEREFDYDGENRLIRLEIGSEVSYYSYDPSGDRISSSESGGTTYFFFAGYEVRVEGTTTTVTAGYFANAMRIAQRKSVYENSVLSSEELLYLHTDHLGSAVRMTDESGNVVSSLAYSPFGETIYAAGDEETPYQFTGQHNDGNGIYYFHARYYDPVLGRFLQADSVLDGLNRYAYCGNNPVVYTDPTGLWSLGIGVVFGWDSDHGWHVGVGAACDFSNEIGLSSGNISYVWNEDGTQTATASVGVYAIAGPIQGYTSIGGSYNTETGYSLSYNVGIGAYGVGVELSTSQYWTTSGKYLGGTVSCGVYVGSNSLSAGFGYRYGWGAFSSGWYGRAVGFSWSESGGDWSYNGYSDGIWSRYRSDSRVPISVSMPQVWNAPNTIIGLGVVAYWAMTGHVNGFDFSDGGWNAYTDLDKGKTQAQTLGDVVAYYIDEDKNPNNQSTTYISGYTGKRETLGTHESCHRRYDYPAWGISFVPLYFASTRFHDWIEHRADLYGATP; this is translated from the coding sequence ATGAAAAAAACTACCTTCGCTTTTTTGATTGTTGTAGTATGCAGTGTTTTTCTTTTCGGCCAGTCGGTAGACCAATCCGGCGCGTTTACCTATTCAGTACCCATAGAAGTCCCCCCCGGAACCGGCAGCCTGACGCCGCAGCTTTCCTTAAGCTATAACTCAAATCAAGGTAACGGCATGTGTGGCGTAGGCTGGAGCCTGTCCGGCTTGTCGGCAATTACACGGGATCTGTCATGTCCGGTTAATTTTGACGATGATGATCACTATCTTCTTGACGGGCAAAAACTGATCGAAACCAATGATGCAGGAACGTATAAAGAGTATCGCACCGAGCGGAAGAGCTTTTTACACATCCGCGGCTATTCCTTGAGTACCTCGAATTCCTATTGGAAAGTTACTGCCAAGGATGGCCGGGTAATTTACTACGGCCGTCCCGACTCCTATCATGACAGCAGCAATGACGGGCACATCGATGCGGTTAATAAATCCGGCAAGGCCCGGGTATGGAGCGTTTCCCATGTAGAGGATGCCAAGGGGAATTACTATTACGTAACTTATTTGGAAGATGCTGATAATGGGGATTATTATCCCTTACAGATTATCTATTCTCAGAATGATGCGGACCCGCTGACTGCAATGAGGGCGGTCAATTTTTCTTATGAAGAGCGCGATGATCATTTCACGATGTATAATCCGTCGAAGGTTGATACTGATTATCGGTTGAAGTGGATTTCGATTGTGATTGGTGCGGACATCAATGGAAGCAATGGAACCTTGTGCAGAAAGTATCAACTTAATTATGAATATGGTGAATCAACCGAGAGAAGCAGGATTACATCAGTACAACAATATGGAAATGATGGTGCAACTACTGAGAACGATATTAGTGTTAATTGGTCGGATGATGCAACCTCAAAATTACAGGGGCAGACGTTTTATGCGACAAGTTTTCATGAAGGATCGAATTTATATCCTGGAGATTATAACGGAGACGGCATAACTGATCTTGCGTTCTGGGATACGGGGAACGGAATTATTCGGGTGCACCCTGTAGAAGATGGTAAATTACAGGGGCAGACGTTTTATGCGACAAGTTTTCATGAAGGATCGAATTTATATCCTGGGGATTATAACGGAGACGGCATAACTGATCTTGCGTTCTGGGATAAGGGGAACGGAATTATTCGGGTGCACCCTGTAGAAGACGGTAAATTACAGGGGCAGACGTTTTATGCGACAAGTTTTCATGAAGGATCGAATTTATATCCTGGGGATTATAACGGAGACGGCATAACTGATCTTGCGTTCTGGGATAAGGGGAACGGAATTATTCGGGTGCACCCTGTAGAAGATGGTAAATTACAGGGGCAGACGTTTTATGCGACAAGTTTTCATGAAGGATCGAATTTATATCCTGGAGATTATAATGGAGACGGCATAACTGATCTTGCGTTCTGGGATACGGGGAACGGAATTATTCGGGTGCACCCTGTAGAAGACGGTAAATTACAGGGGCAGACGTTTTATGCGACAAGTTTTCATGAAGGATCGAATTTATATCCTGGAGATTATAACGGAGATGGCATAACTGATCTTGCGTTCTGGGATACGGGGAACGGAATTATTCGGGTGCACCCTGTAGAAGACGGTAAATTACAGGGGCAGACGTTTTATGCGACAAGTTTTCATGAAGGATCGAATTTATATCCTGGGGATTATAACGGAGATGGCATAACTGATCTTGCGTTCTGGGATACGGGGAACGGAATTATTCGGGTGCACCCTGTAGAAGACGGTAAATTACAGGGGCAGACGTTTTATGCGACAAGTTTTCATGAAGGATCGAATTTATATCCTGGAGATTATAATGGAGATGGCATAACTGATCTTACGTTCTGGGATACGGGGAACGGAATTATTCGGGTGCACCCCAATACTGGTCCGCGTTCTAATTTATTAACCACAATAACAAATTCCTCCGGCGCCACCATCTCCCCCACCTACACACCCGCCCCCAAACTCGACGGAGCCGTCTGCCTGGAAAACTCTTCCAACCCAATCATCGCCAACCCAAGCTCCCGCATGCTGGTAACCGAGCTTGCTATAGATGACGGCCTGGGCAACACCACAATCACCGACTATTTCTACCATAACGGCCTGCTTAAAACCGGCTACCGCTACGAACGCAAAAACCTAGGCTTTGAGTGGGTTGCGAAATATGACCAACAAACCGGATTAACCACCCGCACCTGGTACAACCAGGATCCCGATACCTTCTACGGCCTGGTTGAGAAAACAGAGGTCTACTTTGGAGACTGTTACGATTATGCAGACTTTTGGTCTGTTAAAGAAAACACCTACGCACTCAATTCGACTACAGGAGCCATCGAACTGCGGCGTGTTGTCGAGCGGCTCTACAACTTTTCCGATGATCCTGTAACCACCATGGTGGAGTATCCCTCATATGATTCATACGGTAATCAGCTTAATTCCGTCGATTACGGCGAAGTCTCCTGGCCCGGCCTGACGAACCTTGATGTCTATGACGATATTACCAAAGAGGTCGAGTACATTACCCTTGATTCGGAGAGCCGCTATATCTCCGTACCTGCTACAGAACAGACCCACGCCTATACCCTTGACGGGCTTTTAACCACGGTATCGGAAACCCGCTATCTATATGACGGCGACACCGCAGGCGGCTACGTGGATGCTGGCCTGGTAACCCACAAGGAGTTTGAGAACGGAACAAATGATTCAGCCATGGAGTACGGTTACGACGATTACGGGAACCTTATCTGGGCCGATGATGCCCGAACGGTATCGGGAGAGGTTACCCCCGCTTCTGGCCATTCAGCTCAGTTAACTTACGATTCAGATTACGCTACCTATGTAGTGAGCAAAACCGATGTGGACGGTAACACCGAAACCGTCTCGTATGATGATCGCATGCAGCCTGTTATAGTAACCGATGTAAACGGTGTTGCATGGAAGAAGGTCTATGACGAGTTCGGTCGGGTCATTGCGGAAATCGCTCCCGGGGACAGCGAGATTGCACCAACCAAGCGCTATACCTATTCCGATCCTTTAACCGACGGTCTTCCCAACTGGGTCAAAACCGAGGTCAAGGACTCGGCGCCGACCGAGGCTGCCTCGTATTTGGTGGCTTACGTCTACTCCGACGGCTTGGGCCGAGAGCTCGAACGCAAGAGCGAAGCCACCGACGACTGCTGGATAACCATCGATACCCACTACGATAGTGCCGGGCGTGAATGGAAGATCAGCGTCCCCTACTATTCTGACTCATACGAATATGACTACACCGGCGAACGTGATTCTTCAGATCGGGTGTTCTCTGAAACCCTATATGATGGTGTGGGCCGCATAGTCGAAAAGATCTATCCCGACGGTACATCAACCAAAACCAAATACGGAAAACGCAGCAGTATTACCATGGACCCCGCCGGACATGTTTCCGCCCGGTCAGTCTACGGCCGGGACGTATTCGAATACACCTACGAAGACGATTTTTCCGCATTCTGGGATTATCTGAATGCCGCGACCTTTATCGACAGCTATTCGTACTATACCAATACCAGGGTAACTACTGCCGGCAACGCAACACAGATATCCGACCAGGACGGCAATACCATTACCACTAAACTGGATATGCTGGGACGCAAAACCTCCTATGACGATCCTGACAAGGGCCTCTGGTCCTATTCGTACGACAAGAACGGCAACCTGATAAGCCAACAGGATGCGGAAGGCAACACCGTAAGCTTTAGCTATGACGAACAGAACCGTATGACCAGTAAAACGGTAAACGGCGACCCTGCAGCAAGCTATACCTACGGAACCGACTCTTCAGTGTATGAAGTCGGTCAGCTGATATTCGTAACTTTCGACGGCAACAGCGATGCCTTTACCTATGACGAACGGGGACGGGTAACGACCCACACCCGGGAGCTTTCCGGCATGAGTAAAACCATGCAGTACACCCAGTATGATTCCATGGACCGGTTGCGTCGGGAAGTCAATCCTGATGGAGAAGAACTGATTCATACCTATCTGAATGACGGGAATCTGTCGTCCCTGGAAAACAGTTCCGGCTATGCCTACATCTCCGCCCTGGACTCTGAACCCTTCGGCAAGATATCAGGCTTTACCTTCGGCAACGGCGTTACCACGGAATACGGCTATTATGACGGAAGCGACGGCGGCGCAACCAGTTATCGGCTGCAAAGCATCGATATTGCCCACAGCGGGACCATCATCGGCAGCACCTGTTACGAATATGATTCCGTGGATAACATTACCCGGAAAACCTTTACCGATGATTTTGACGGCGCGTATACCGAGAATTTTATCTACGATTATCTGAACCGTTTAAGCAGCTACGACACCGACATCCGCGGCACAACAGAAACCAAGGCGTACTCCTATGATGAAGTTAACAATATCTACCAGAAGAATGGCTTGACATACCTCTACGGCGGCCTTAAACCCCATGCCGTAACCGAACTGCAGGACGCCGGCAACACCATCCGCACCTTTGAATACAACGCCAACGGCGACATGACCCGGGCAACGAATTATACCTCCGTTAGCATAACCGCAGGAGCCGAAGGCCTAAGGGGTGCTCAGCCGGTGCTGGAATTGTGGGTAGGCGACAAGCGGGAAATGCGCTGGCGTCTGAATGACGAAGACGTGCGTGATTACACCTGGCACGGCTATTGGAACGGCAGTGATCCTATTTATGTCCGCTATGCCGGAGATCAGGGAACCGGCAGTGCCGACGGCGTCCGGGTAGACCGCATTATGGTAAACGGCGAGACCGTGGAAAGCAATGATCCAACCCAGGTCTACTTTGTAACCGGCACCTTTGACCCGGTAAACGGAATAAGCGGCCTGCAAACAATCACCTTAAGCGATGATGAGCTGATGGACCAGTACGGCGCTTTCCGCTACAGCGGAATCACAGCAACCCCTGAAGAACGGGAGTTTGATTACGACGGTGAGAACCGGCTTATTCGCCTTGAGATTGGGAGTGAGGTTAGCTATTACTCCTACGATCCATCAGGGGATAGGATATCATCTTCCGAATCAGGCGGAACAACCTATTTCTTTTTTGCAGGTTACGAAGTCCGCGTAGAAGGAACAACGACTACCGTAACAGCAGGCTACTTTGCTAATGCTATGCGTATAGCCCAGCGCAAAAGCGTATATGAAAACAGCGTGCTGAGTTCCGAAGAACTCCTTTATCTCCACACCGACCATTTGGGATCTGCTGTGCGGATGACTGATGAAAGCGGCAATGTAGTTTCTTCTCTGGCCTATTCTCCTTTCGGGGAGACCATTTATGCCGCAGGAGATGAGGAGACACCGTATCAGTTTACTGGCCAGCATAATGACGGGAACGGTATCTATTATTTCCATGCCAGGTACTATGATCCGGTGCTGGGGAGGTTTTTGCAGGCTGATAGCGTGCTGGATGGGTTGAATCGGTATGCGTATTGCGGGAATAATCCGGTTGTTTATACGGATCCGACGGGGCTCTGGAGTTTGGGCATCGGGGTTGTGTTCGGCTGGGATAGTGATCATGGCTGGCATGTTGGAGTCGGTGCTGCTTGTGATTTCTCTAATGAAATTGGCCTTAGTTCTGGAAATATCAGCTATGTATGGAATGAGGATGGCACGCAGACTGCAACTGCAAGTGTTGGAGTATATGCAATTGCGGGACCAATTCAGGGTTATACATCAATAGGTGGGTCATATAATACTGAAACTGGATATTCGCTCTCGTATAATGTTGGAATAGGTGCATATGGGGTGGGTGTTGAACTTAGTACCTCGCAATACTGGACAACCTCGGGTAAATATCTGGGAGGCACCGTTTCATGTGGGGTATATGTTGGCTCAAATTCTTTAAGTGCTGGATTTGGATACAGATATGGATGGGGGGCATTCTCAAGTGGATGGTATGGTCGAGCTGTCGGATTCTCCTGGTCTGAAAGTGGGGGGGACTGGTCATACAATGGCTATTCTGACGGGATATGGAGTCGGTATCGTTCTGATTCGAGAGTCCCGATTAGTGTAAGTATGCCGCAGGTATGGAATGCGCCGAATACAATTATTGGTTTGGGAGTTGTAGCTTATTGGGCAATGACAGGGCATGTGAATGGGTTCGATTTTAGCGATGGGGGATGGAATGCCTATACTGATCTTGATAAAGGAAAAACGCAAGCACAGACCTTAGGTGATGTAGTTGCGTATTATATTGACGAAGATAAGAATCCGAATAATCAATCTACAACCTATATAAGTGGATACACAGGGAAAAGGGAAACCCTCGGTACACATGAATCTTGTCATCGACGATATGATTATCCGGCATGGGGTATATCTTTTGTCCCATTGTATTTCGCCTCAACTAGATTTCATGATTGGATAGAGCATAGAGCTGACCTCTATGGTGCGACCCCATAA
- a CDS encoding IS5 family transposase (programmed frameshift) translates to MEITPEQFAIIEDLLPVQRGNVKLLNLDVLNAVLHIAEHGCKWRGLPERFGNWHSVYMRANRWAKQGVLEKVFLALQEAEIINIRVDHVSLDSTAVKVHPDGTGAFKKNGPQSIGKSRAGWTTKIHMVAAGAQTAVTFSLSPGQAGDAPEGRKLLNTLKDKRWKGTKVLMDRAYEGDETRQLVLDLEMAPVVPPKRNRRNPWEYDKELYKKRNEVERLFRRLKGFRRIFSRFEKLDVMFVFFIHFALIVDTLFSVNRP, encoded by the exons ATGGAAATTACCCCAGAACAGTTTGCCATAATAGAAGACTTATTACCGGTTCAACGAGGAAACGTGAAACTTTTAAATCTTGATGTCCTTAATGCGGTCCTGCATATTGCTGAACATGGTTGTAAGTGGCGAGGACTCCCTGAGAGATTCGGGAATTGGCATAGTGTCTATATGAGAGCCAATCGCTGGGCTAAGCAAGGTGTACTCGAGAAGGTTTTTCTCGCCCTTCAAGAGGCAGAAATTATCAATATTCGGGTTGATCATGTCTCTTTGGATAGTACGGCTGTCAAGGTCCATCCCGATGGAACGGGCGCTT TTAAAAAAAACGGTCCTCAATCTATCGGAAAGTCGAGGGCCGGATGGACAACCAAGATTCACATGGTGGCGGCCGGGGCTCAAACAGCCGTAACTTTCTCGTTATCTCCCGGTCAGGCCGGAGATGCCCCCGAAGGCCGAAAGCTCTTAAACACCTTGAAAGATAAGAGATGGAAAGGCACCAAGGTTCTCATGGACAGGGCCTATGAAGGCGATGAGACCAGGCAACTGGTTCTTGACCTTGAGATGGCACCAGTGGTGCCTCCCAAACGAAATAGGCGTAATCCCTGGGAATATGACAAGGAACTGTATAAAAAACGTAATGAAGTAGAGCGACTATTCCGTCGTCTTAAGGGCTTTCGGCGCATTTTTTCCCGATTTGAGAAATTAGATGTGATGTTTGTGTTTTTTATCCACTTCGCTTTAATTGTTGATACCCTTTTTAGTGTGAACAGGCCCTAA
- a CDS encoding GntR family transcriptional regulator, which produces MKQKKVVRLSLSEQAESLIKERILALDFGPGERIVVDKLAEELGVSRTPIREGLRILVQQGLVNYNGISYSIFNPTKEDIEEIFIIHKALEPVAAELATNKISAERIADLRMLFSHNPPRDDEQSLVEIDVHFHNAIVAGAGYWRLEQILSNMQSQFRLIRGWVAK; this is translated from the coding sequence ATGAAACAAAAGAAGGTAGTGCGCCTAAGCTTGAGCGAACAGGCTGAAAGCTTAATCAAGGAACGTATTCTTGCTCTCGATTTCGGTCCCGGTGAACGCATTGTGGTGGATAAACTTGCAGAGGAACTGGGTGTCAGCCGAACCCCCATTCGGGAAGGTTTACGAATTCTGGTACAACAGGGATTGGTGAACTACAACGGTATATCCTACTCTATTTTCAATCCGACTAAAGAAGATATTGAAGAGATTTTTATTATACACAAGGCCCTGGAGCCGGTAGCTGCGGAGCTGGCGACAAATAAAATTTCCGCAGAAAGAATAGCGGATCTACGCATGCTGTTTAGCCATAATCCTCCGAGGGACGATGAGCAATCACTGGTAGAGATTGACGTTCATTTCCATAACGCCATTGTTGCCGGGGCCGGTTATTGGAGATTGGAACAAATATTATCCAACATGCAATCCCAGTTTCGTCTGATCCGAGGTTGGGTTGCCAAATGA